From Osmerus eperlanus chromosome 28, fOsmEpe2.1, whole genome shotgun sequence, the proteins below share one genomic window:
- the LOC134015250 gene encoding protein HIRA isoform X2, with product MAPVLREEDEKNENIPKMLCQMDNHLACVNCVRWSNNGLYLASGGDDKLVMVWKRAALIGPSTVFGSSSKLANVEQWRCVTILRNHTGDVMDVAWSPHDVWLASCSVDNTIVIWNARKFPEMVSCLRGHTGLVKGLTWDPVGKYVASQADDHSLRVWRTVDWQLETNITKPFNECGGTTHVLRLSWSPDGQYLVSAHAMNNSGPTAQIIERDGWRTNMDFVGHRKAVTVVKFNPKIFKKQQKNGSSPKPSCPYCCCAVGSKDRSLSVWLTSLKRPLVVIHDLFDKSIMDISWTLSGLGILVCSMDGTVAYLDFSQDELGDALNEDEKNTIHSNIYGKSLAITTEAQLGSTIIENPEMLQYQQQAAPARSLAPRDTHTPKLTSVVNGESLEEIRKNLLKKQVETRTADGRRRITPLCIAQLDTGDFSPALFNSVPILPGSAVSSQLTPQLSSDSSTANSLGLRANQDPLTSPPPGKTLDDAKDCIIGAASSLKSGLLLTSSARMEPMKALDSRFTERSKATPGVTIASVAGLTPLDRVPSREPQRGREDSSSDSEGKMAAKPLSFCKRKSELLEGAEPGEKRKKGRPRKDKMAATPPSQVFQPVTLSSEKVPGGVSPPAPPPLRLATPPTQKTFTLQVCMEPSVFLEVENELSVAGSRLSQLKCSREGRDWLTLLPSRVITAAGSSDVVAVACEDRMLSVFSSCGQRLLPAILLAAPMSALHCSGYYVMALTASASLSVWDVQKQKALVKNESLQTILSGTDTTVYQSLLTQQGVPVISLSNGKSYCYNSSLETWNLVSDRQDVLVQCADFSTCLSSQDSLVSSGPLATMQGRSHNAGRLAGRLASTPPHLQQSLTLAFLDSQLASSLALLSAHEYRHWLIIYARFLVNEGSEHRLRELCKNLLGPVHKSAATAWEPTTLGLRKRDLLREVLPVIGQNLRFQRLFTEYQDQLELLKNK from the exons ATGGCTCCTGTGCTCAGAGAAGAGGATGAAAAGAACGAGAACATTCCAAAGATGCTCTGCCAGATGGACAACCACCTAg CATGTGTGAACTGTGTTCGCTGGTCTAACAACGGCCTCTATCTGGCTTCTGGAGGAGACGACAAACTGGTGATGGTGTGGAAGAGAGCTGc cttGATCGGGCCCAGCACGGTGTTCGGCTCCAGCAGCAAGCTGGCCAATGTGGAGCAGTGGAGATGTGTGACCATCCTGAGGAACCACACCGGAG atgTGATGGATGTGGCCTGGTCTCCTCATGACGTGTGGCTGGCCTCCTGCAGTGTGGACAACACCATCGTCATCTGGAACGCACGCAAGTTCCCAG agatgGTGTCGTGTCTGCGGGGGCACACGGGCCTGGTGAAGGGGCTGACGTGGGACCCGGTGGGGAAGTACGTGGCCTCCCAGGCAGACGACCACAGCCTGCGTGTCTGGAGAACTGTGGACTGGCAGCTGGAGACCAACATCACCAAGCCCTTCAACGAG TGTGGAGGTACCACCCATGTGCTGCGTCTGAGCTGGTCTCCAGATGGTCAGTACCTGGTGTCGGCTCACGCTATGAACAACTCTGGCCCCACGGCCCAGATCATCGAGAGGGACGGCTGGAGGACCAACATGGACTTCGTGGGCCACCGCAAGGCCGTCACCGTAGTG AAATTCAACCCTAAGATCTTCAAGAAACAGCAGAAGAACGGCAGCAGCCCCAAACCCAGCTGCCCCTACTGCTGCTGCGCTGTGGGCAGCAAGGACCGAtcgctgtctgtctgg CTCACCTCTCTCaagcgccccctggtggtcatACACGACCTGTTCGACAAGTCCATCATGGACATttcctg gactctGAGTGGTCTGGGGATCTTAGTGTGCTCCATGGATGGGACGGTGGCGTATCTGGACTTCTCTCAGGACGAACTGGGAGACGCCCTGAACGAGGACGAGaag aacACCATCCACTCTAACATCTATGGGAAGAGTCTGGCCATCACCACAGAGGCCCAGCTGGGCTCCACCATCATCGAGAACCCAGAGATGCTTCAGTACCAGCAGCAGGCCGCGCCGGCCAGGAGCCTGGCGCCCcgcgacacacacacccccaaactCACCAGCGTGGTGAACGGGGAGAGCTTGGAGGAGATCcgcaag AACCTGTTGAAGAAGCAGGTGGAGACCAGGACAGCTGATGGGAGGAGAAGAATCACACCCCTCTGCATCGCTCAGCTAGACACAgg ggactTCTCTCCAGCGTTGTTCAACAGCGTTCCCATACTTCCTGGTTCTGCCGTGTCCAGTCAGTTGACCCCCCAGCTGTCCTCTGATTCGTCCACGGCCAACTCCCTGGGCCTGCGGGCCAATCAGGACCCTctgacctcccctccccccggcaAGACCCTGGACGACGCCAAAGACTG catcaTTGGAGCGGCGTCGTCCCTGAAGAGTgggctcctcctcacctcctccgcaAGGATGGAGCCCATGAAGGCTCTGGACTCCAGGTTCACCGAGAGGTCAAAGGCGACGCCCGGGGTCACCATCGCCTCTGTGGCCGGCCTCACCCCCCTGGACAG GGTGCCGTCCAGGGAGccccagagggggagggaagacagCAGTAGTGACAGTGagggcaagatggccgccaagcCCCTGTCCTTCTGCAAGAGGAAGTCAGAGCTGctggagggggcggagccaggggagaagaggaagaagggacgACCTCGCAaggacaagatggccgccacccCGCCCTCCCAGGTGTTCCAGCCG GTGACCCTGTCGTCAGAGAAGGTTCCGGGAGGTGTGTCCCCCCCAGCGCCGCCCCCTCTCAGACTGGCCACGCCCCCCACCCAGAAGACCTTCACCCTGCAG gtgtgtatgGAGCCCTCGGTGTTCCTGGAGGTGGAGAACGAGCTGAGCGTGGCAGGGTCCAGGCTGAGCCAGCTCAAGTGCtccagggagggcagggactgGCTCACCCTGCTGCCCAGCAGAGTGATCACCGCAGCAGGCAGcag cGACGTGGTTGCCGTGGCGTGTGAGGACAGGATGTTATCGGTGTTCTCTTCCTGTGGGCAGCGCCTCCTTCCGGCCATCCTATTGGCTGCTCCCATGTCAGCGCTGCACTGCTCTGGATACTACGTTATGGCTCTTACtgcctccgcctctctctccgtctg ggaTGTTCAAAAGCAGAAAGCTCTGGTGAAGAACGAATCTCTCCAGACCATCCTGTCAG gTACAGACACCACAGTGTACCAGTCCTTACTGACCCAGCAGGGTGTTCCAGTTATCAGTCTCTCCAATGGAAAATCCTACTGCTACAACTCCTCTCTAGagacatg gaacctggtgtcagacagacaggacgtCCTGGTTCAGTGCGCTGACTTCAgcacctgtctgtcctctcaggACTCTCTGGTGTCCTCAGGACCCCTGGCCACCATGCAGGGACGCAGTCACAA tgcGGGGCGTCTGGCGGGCCGGCTGGccagcaccccccctcacctgcagcAGAGCCTGACCCTGGCCTTCCTGGACAGCCAgctggcctccagcttggccctGCTCTCCGCCCACGAGTACCGCCACTGGCTCATCATCTACGCTCGCTTCCTGGTCAACGAag ggtcagAGCATCGTCTGAGAGAGCTGTGTAAGAACCTGCTGGGGCCCGTCCACAAGTCTGCTGCTACAGCCTGGGAGCCCACCACCCTG ggtctGAGGAAGAGAGATCTGCTGAGAGAGGTCTTACCTGTGATTGGTCAGAACCTGCGTTTCCAGCGTCTGTTTACAGAGTACCAAGACCAGCTGGAGCTGCTGAAGAAcaaatga
- the LOC134015250 gene encoding protein HIRA isoform X1, with translation MKLLKPSWVSHNGKPIFSIDIHPDGTKFATGGQGEDSGKVVIWNMAPVLREEDEKNENIPKMLCQMDNHLACVNCVRWSNNGLYLASGGDDKLVMVWKRAALIGPSTVFGSSSKLANVEQWRCVTILRNHTGDVMDVAWSPHDVWLASCSVDNTIVIWNARKFPEMVSCLRGHTGLVKGLTWDPVGKYVASQADDHSLRVWRTVDWQLETNITKPFNECGGTTHVLRLSWSPDGQYLVSAHAMNNSGPTAQIIERDGWRTNMDFVGHRKAVTVVKFNPKIFKKQQKNGSSPKPSCPYCCCAVGSKDRSLSVWLTSLKRPLVVIHDLFDKSIMDISWTLSGLGILVCSMDGTVAYLDFSQDELGDALNEDEKNTIHSNIYGKSLAITTEAQLGSTIIENPEMLQYQQQAAPARSLAPRDTHTPKLTSVVNGESLEEIRKNLLKKQVETRTADGRRRITPLCIAQLDTGDFSPALFNSVPILPGSAVSSQLTPQLSSDSSTANSLGLRANQDPLTSPPPGKTLDDAKDCIIGAASSLKSGLLLTSSARMEPMKALDSRFTERSKATPGVTIASVAGLTPLDRVPSREPQRGREDSSSDSEGKMAAKPLSFCKRKSELLEGAEPGEKRKKGRPRKDKMAATPPSQVFQPVTLSSEKVPGGVSPPAPPPLRLATPPTQKTFTLQVCMEPSVFLEVENELSVAGSRLSQLKCSREGRDWLTLLPSRVITAAGSSDVVAVACEDRMLSVFSSCGQRLLPAILLAAPMSALHCSGYYVMALTASASLSVWDVQKQKALVKNESLQTILSGTDTTVYQSLLTQQGVPVISLSNGKSYCYNSSLETWNLVSDRQDVLVQCADFSTCLSSQDSLVSSGPLATMQGRSHNAGRLAGRLASTPPHLQQSLTLAFLDSQLASSLALLSAHEYRHWLIIYARFLVNEGSEHRLRELCKNLLGPVHKSAATAWEPTTLGLRKRDLLREVLPVIGQNLRFQRLFTEYQDQLELLKNK, from the exons ATGAAGCTGTTGAAACCAAGTTGGGTTAGTCACAATG GAAAACCAATATTTTCAATCGATATCCATCCCGATGGAACCAAATTCGCAACAGGCGGCCAAG GAGAGGATTCTGGGAAGGTGGTCATCTGGAACATGGCTCCTGTGCTCAGAGAAGAGGATGAAAAGAACGAGAACATTCCAAAGATGCTCTGCCAGATGGACAACCACCTAg CATGTGTGAACTGTGTTCGCTGGTCTAACAACGGCCTCTATCTGGCTTCTGGAGGAGACGACAAACTGGTGATGGTGTGGAAGAGAGCTGc cttGATCGGGCCCAGCACGGTGTTCGGCTCCAGCAGCAAGCTGGCCAATGTGGAGCAGTGGAGATGTGTGACCATCCTGAGGAACCACACCGGAG atgTGATGGATGTGGCCTGGTCTCCTCATGACGTGTGGCTGGCCTCCTGCAGTGTGGACAACACCATCGTCATCTGGAACGCACGCAAGTTCCCAG agatgGTGTCGTGTCTGCGGGGGCACACGGGCCTGGTGAAGGGGCTGACGTGGGACCCGGTGGGGAAGTACGTGGCCTCCCAGGCAGACGACCACAGCCTGCGTGTCTGGAGAACTGTGGACTGGCAGCTGGAGACCAACATCACCAAGCCCTTCAACGAG TGTGGAGGTACCACCCATGTGCTGCGTCTGAGCTGGTCTCCAGATGGTCAGTACCTGGTGTCGGCTCACGCTATGAACAACTCTGGCCCCACGGCCCAGATCATCGAGAGGGACGGCTGGAGGACCAACATGGACTTCGTGGGCCACCGCAAGGCCGTCACCGTAGTG AAATTCAACCCTAAGATCTTCAAGAAACAGCAGAAGAACGGCAGCAGCCCCAAACCCAGCTGCCCCTACTGCTGCTGCGCTGTGGGCAGCAAGGACCGAtcgctgtctgtctgg CTCACCTCTCTCaagcgccccctggtggtcatACACGACCTGTTCGACAAGTCCATCATGGACATttcctg gactctGAGTGGTCTGGGGATCTTAGTGTGCTCCATGGATGGGACGGTGGCGTATCTGGACTTCTCTCAGGACGAACTGGGAGACGCCCTGAACGAGGACGAGaag aacACCATCCACTCTAACATCTATGGGAAGAGTCTGGCCATCACCACAGAGGCCCAGCTGGGCTCCACCATCATCGAGAACCCAGAGATGCTTCAGTACCAGCAGCAGGCCGCGCCGGCCAGGAGCCTGGCGCCCcgcgacacacacacccccaaactCACCAGCGTGGTGAACGGGGAGAGCTTGGAGGAGATCcgcaag AACCTGTTGAAGAAGCAGGTGGAGACCAGGACAGCTGATGGGAGGAGAAGAATCACACCCCTCTGCATCGCTCAGCTAGACACAgg ggactTCTCTCCAGCGTTGTTCAACAGCGTTCCCATACTTCCTGGTTCTGCCGTGTCCAGTCAGTTGACCCCCCAGCTGTCCTCTGATTCGTCCACGGCCAACTCCCTGGGCCTGCGGGCCAATCAGGACCCTctgacctcccctccccccggcaAGACCCTGGACGACGCCAAAGACTG catcaTTGGAGCGGCGTCGTCCCTGAAGAGTgggctcctcctcacctcctccgcaAGGATGGAGCCCATGAAGGCTCTGGACTCCAGGTTCACCGAGAGGTCAAAGGCGACGCCCGGGGTCACCATCGCCTCTGTGGCCGGCCTCACCCCCCTGGACAG GGTGCCGTCCAGGGAGccccagagggggagggaagacagCAGTAGTGACAGTGagggcaagatggccgccaagcCCCTGTCCTTCTGCAAGAGGAAGTCAGAGCTGctggagggggcggagccaggggagaagaggaagaagggacgACCTCGCAaggacaagatggccgccacccCGCCCTCCCAGGTGTTCCAGCCG GTGACCCTGTCGTCAGAGAAGGTTCCGGGAGGTGTGTCCCCCCCAGCGCCGCCCCCTCTCAGACTGGCCACGCCCCCCACCCAGAAGACCTTCACCCTGCAG gtgtgtatgGAGCCCTCGGTGTTCCTGGAGGTGGAGAACGAGCTGAGCGTGGCAGGGTCCAGGCTGAGCCAGCTCAAGTGCtccagggagggcagggactgGCTCACCCTGCTGCCCAGCAGAGTGATCACCGCAGCAGGCAGcag cGACGTGGTTGCCGTGGCGTGTGAGGACAGGATGTTATCGGTGTTCTCTTCCTGTGGGCAGCGCCTCCTTCCGGCCATCCTATTGGCTGCTCCCATGTCAGCGCTGCACTGCTCTGGATACTACGTTATGGCTCTTACtgcctccgcctctctctccgtctg ggaTGTTCAAAAGCAGAAAGCTCTGGTGAAGAACGAATCTCTCCAGACCATCCTGTCAG gTACAGACACCACAGTGTACCAGTCCTTACTGACCCAGCAGGGTGTTCCAGTTATCAGTCTCTCCAATGGAAAATCCTACTGCTACAACTCCTCTCTAGagacatg gaacctggtgtcagacagacaggacgtCCTGGTTCAGTGCGCTGACTTCAgcacctgtctgtcctctcaggACTCTCTGGTGTCCTCAGGACCCCTGGCCACCATGCAGGGACGCAGTCACAA tgcGGGGCGTCTGGCGGGCCGGCTGGccagcaccccccctcacctgcagcAGAGCCTGACCCTGGCCTTCCTGGACAGCCAgctggcctccagcttggccctGCTCTCCGCCCACGAGTACCGCCACTGGCTCATCATCTACGCTCGCTTCCTGGTCAACGAag ggtcagAGCATCGTCTGAGAGAGCTGTGTAAGAACCTGCTGGGGCCCGTCCACAAGTCTGCTGCTACAGCCTGGGAGCCCACCACCCTG ggtctGAGGAAGAGAGATCTGCTGAGAGAGGTCTTACCTGTGATTGGTCAGAACCTGCGTTTCCAGCGTCTGTTTACAGAGTACCAAGACCAGCTGGAGCTGCTGAAGAAcaaatga